A genomic stretch from Planctomycetota bacterium includes:
- a CDS encoding prolyl oligopeptidase family serine peptidase, with protein sequence MFWRTFLVVCFVIQVAAPTARSAETGVKGVQVTACEVTQVRTAGGRVPIVDDPVIRAALAGADLPGEWVGANLDETDERFRFSGRATHARLTVRSDGERVVMFHAQGHALLVDADGPRPGDPYGYGFWSLPVRLAEGDNELVVRLSGRGAFVFDIAEPVATVFFAEGDRTVFDPRRETSTRMPVGLAVVNATDKPVTPRLRVDGVEQALPMIAPMTRQQVPVMVHYDGGPTCVKRLELMVGECVMHEVSLDLPVRDAGDVYRRTFISGVDGSVQYYAVQPALESEVEAIVLSLHGASVEATNHARAYSRKRTWPIVCPTNRRPFGFDWEDWGRIDALEALADAREHFSAADVPTYLTGHSMGGHGVWNVAANTPGVFAALAPSAGWGSFDTYPPGARTLQRHPPAYRAATGTSDTYALLPNLDRTGVYVLHGDADDNVPPQQARDLAAAMRELHDDVVLDIRPGKGHWWDEPDTPGADCVDLAEMFAFLAERKPAGDEAFTLITANPSVSGRRGWLTVEQQQRPLQPSRVEAARSVDTVTLDTENVRRLTLDLPAIALVVDGTRLDHDGSGPAHILRDNAGNWTLVDPTPVGEKSAARTGPFKHAFDRDVLLVVGTGGQPSETAANAALARFHAESFAYRGNGTLRIVRDTDLADHDRPDRNVVLYGNADTNAAWTRLLPDTPVTVARNGVKVGDNAYNDAGVLLVRPKPDSAVALVGVVGADTPEAMRQLALVSVFVSGVSPPDWVVFDVQQAAIHEAGIFDNAWAIDD encoded by the coding sequence ATGTTCTGGCGCACGTTTTTGGTCGTTTGTTTCGTCATTCAGGTTGCCGCACCGACCGCCCGGTCGGCCGAGACCGGCGTGAAAGGCGTCCAAGTCACCGCTTGCGAGGTGACCCAAGTGCGCACCGCCGGGGGTCGGGTGCCGATCGTCGATGACCCGGTAATCCGTGCGGCCCTCGCGGGGGCCGACTTGCCCGGCGAGTGGGTTGGGGCCAATCTCGATGAAACCGACGAGCGGTTCCGCTTCAGTGGGCGGGCGACTCATGCCCGACTGACCGTGCGGAGCGACGGCGAGCGTGTCGTGATGTTCCACGCCCAGGGCCACGCGCTGCTGGTCGACGCCGATGGCCCTCGGCCGGGCGATCCGTACGGCTATGGGTTTTGGTCATTACCTGTCCGACTGGCCGAAGGTGACAACGAACTCGTGGTTCGGCTCTCGGGCCGAGGAGCGTTCGTGTTCGATATCGCAGAGCCGGTTGCCACGGTGTTCTTCGCGGAAGGGGATCGGACCGTGTTCGATCCGCGACGAGAAACGAGCACCCGCATGCCGGTCGGGCTGGCCGTGGTCAACGCGACGGATAAACCGGTGACGCCGCGGTTGCGGGTCGACGGCGTCGAACAGGCGTTGCCGATGATCGCGCCGATGACCCGTCAGCAGGTTCCGGTGATGGTTCATTACGACGGCGGGCCGACTTGCGTAAAGCGGTTGGAACTGATGGTCGGCGAATGCGTCATGCACGAAGTATCACTCGACCTGCCGGTGCGTGATGCGGGCGACGTGTATCGACGCACATTCATCAGCGGGGTCGACGGCAGCGTGCAGTACTACGCGGTGCAACCAGCGCTGGAGTCCGAAGTCGAAGCGATCGTGTTATCGCTGCACGGTGCCAGCGTGGAAGCAACGAACCACGCCCGGGCATATTCACGCAAGCGGACGTGGCCGATCGTGTGTCCGACCAACCGTCGGCCTTTCGGCTTCGACTGGGAGGACTGGGGTCGGATCGACGCCTTGGAAGCACTGGCCGATGCGCGGGAGCACTTCAGCGCCGCCGATGTGCCGACCTACCTCACGGGACACAGCATGGGCGGGCACGGTGTATGGAACGTCGCGGCCAACACGCCGGGTGTCTTCGCCGCATTGGCCCCGAGTGCGGGGTGGGGGAGTTTCGATACTTACCCGCCGGGCGCACGGACTCTGCAACGTCATCCGCCGGCCTACCGCGCGGCCACCGGTACCAGCGACACCTACGCGCTGCTGCCCAACCTTGATCGCACCGGCGTCTACGTCCTGCACGGTGATGCCGACGACAACGTCCCGCCTCAACAGGCACGCGATCTCGCCGCGGCCATGCGCGAACTGCATGACGACGTCGTCCTCGACATCCGGCCTGGTAAGGGTCACTGGTGGGACGAGCCCGACACGCCGGGTGCGGACTGCGTGGACCTCGCCGAGATGTTCGCGTTTCTCGCGGAGCGGAAGCCGGCGGGCGATGAGGCATTCACGCTCATTACCGCCAATCCCTCGGTCTCCGGCCGTCGCGGTTGGTTGACGGTCGAACAGCAGCAGCGCCCATTGCAACCGAGCCGCGTGGAAGCCGCCCGCTCCGTCGATACCGTTACACTCGATACCGAAAACGTCCGCCGGCTCACCCTTGATCTCCCCGCGATCGCGCTCGTCGTTGATGGCACGAGGCTCGATCACGACGGCAGTGGCCCGGCTCATATCCTCCGCGATAATGCCGGGAACTGGACGTTGGTCGATCCGACGCCGGTGGGGGAGAAGTCGGCCGCGCGGACAGGGCCGTTCAAGCATGCGTTCGATCGTGACGTGTTGCTCGTTGTCGGCACGGGTGGCCAGCCGAGTGAGACGGCGGCGAACGCGGCGCTCGCACGGTTCCACGCGGAAAGTTTCGCCTACCGCGGCAACGGCACGCTCCGCATCGTCCGCGATACCGACCTTGCCGATCACGACCGGCCCGACCGCAACGTTGTGCTCTATGGCAACGCCGATACGAACGCGGCGTGGACACGCCTGCTCCCCGACACACCAGTCACCGTCGCGCGGAACGGCGTGAAGGTCGGCGACAATGCCTACAACGATGCCGGGGTCCTGCTGGTCCGACCCAAGCCCGACAGCGCCGTCGCGCTCGTCGGCGTCGTCGGTGCCGATACGCCCGAGGCCATGCGGCAACTCGCGCTCGTGTCGGTCTTCGTCAGCGGTGTGAGTCCGCCCGACTGGGTTGTGTTCGACGTCCAACAAGCCGCGATCCACGAGGCAGGAATCTTCGACAACGCGTGGGCGATCGATGATTGA
- the pflA gene encoding pyruvate formate-lyase-activating protein, with the protein MPCPVPLLEPKSRVGMRLPILDAVARDGERDARRRGEVGFVHSTENASAVDGPGLRYVVWTTGCLMRCQYCHNPDTWQRGGGTRRTVDDVLEGVAKFTPFLKAAGGGLTVSGGEPLVQAEFAKNLLRDGKALGLHTALDTNGFLGDRLTDDDLDEIDLFLLDLKSYLPELHERVTGVPVGPILDFARRLSERGRPMWLRLVLVPGLTDGADNLEGWATFVVSLDHVERVEVLPFHQMGQHKWQELGVAYPLDATPPCPPERADEVRDYFRGFGLPVA; encoded by the coding sequence ATGCCCTGCCCCGTCCCACTGCTCGAACCCAAGTCACGCGTCGGCATGCGTCTGCCGATTCTCGACGCGGTGGCGCGGGATGGTGAACGCGACGCCCGCCGGCGCGGCGAGGTCGGCTTCGTCCACTCGACCGAGAACGCCAGCGCCGTCGACGGACCCGGACTGCGGTACGTCGTCTGGACCACCGGCTGCCTCATGCGCTGCCAGTACTGCCACAACCCCGACACCTGGCAGCGCGGCGGCGGGACACGTCGGACGGTCGATGACGTGCTCGAAGGCGTGGCGAAGTTCACACCTTTCCTCAAGGCGGCCGGCGGCGGACTGACCGTCAGCGGCGGCGAGCCGCTCGTCCAAGCCGAGTTCGCCAAGAACCTGCTCCGCGACGGCAAAGCGCTCGGCCTGCACACCGCGCTCGACACCAACGGCTTCCTCGGCGACCGACTCACCGACGACGACCTCGACGAGATTGACCTGTTCCTGCTCGATCTCAAGAGCTACCTGCCCGAGTTGCACGAGCGTGTCACCGGGGTCCCGGTCGGGCCGATCCTCGATTTTGCACGCCGGCTCAGCGAGCGCGGCCGACCGATGTGGCTTCGACTCGTGCTGGTGCCGGGGCTGACCGACGGGGCCGACAACCTCGAAGGCTGGGCGACGTTCGTCGTCTCGCTCGATCACGTCGAACGGGTCGAGGTGCTGCCCTTCCACCAGATGGGCCAGCACAAGTGGCAAGAGCTTGGCGTCGCCTACCCCCTCGACGCCACCCCGCCCTGCCCGCCCGAGCGCGCCGACGAAGTCCGCGACTACTTCCGCGGCTTCGGCCTGCCCGTCGCGTAA